In one Bordetella pertussis 18323 genomic region, the following are encoded:
- a CDS encoding ABC transporter permease → MSSSILKRPAAPAPAAPAGAPAGRALRRLGLGLAVPVLILVVWQLVGQSAAMAGVVPTPVQVARAWYAWIFGDPGMGLNPYQGTWVSNVQYSTMRVAQGFALAMATGIPLGLAIGWSRLTSQLLDPLIQGLRPIPITAWLPFSIALFGIRDMGSIFLIFLGGFYAIVVNTTQGARDVDRNLVRAASMMGASSGQLMRRVVLPAAMPSIFTGLRIGLGISWTAVIVSEMVAVKSGLGYVLWDAYYVGRMDIVLANMVSIGMMGFLSDRLIVAIEHRVLAWRMLQNH, encoded by the coding sequence GTGAGTTCTTCCATATTGAAGCGTCCCGCGGCTCCCGCGCCAGCGGCGCCGGCCGGCGCGCCGGCCGGGCGGGCCCTGCGGCGTCTCGGGCTGGGGTTGGCCGTGCCCGTGCTGATCCTCGTGGTGTGGCAATTGGTAGGGCAGTCGGCCGCGATGGCCGGCGTGGTGCCCACGCCGGTGCAGGTGGCGCGCGCCTGGTATGCGTGGATCTTCGGCGATCCGGGCATGGGGCTCAATCCCTACCAGGGCACCTGGGTCAGCAACGTGCAGTATTCCACCATGCGCGTGGCGCAGGGCTTCGCGCTGGCCATGGCCACGGGCATACCGCTGGGCCTGGCCATCGGCTGGAGCCGCCTGACCTCGCAGCTGCTGGACCCGCTCATCCAGGGACTGCGGCCGATTCCCATCACGGCCTGGCTGCCGTTCTCGATCGCGCTGTTCGGCATCCGCGACATGGGCTCGATCTTCCTGATCTTCCTGGGCGGTTTCTACGCCATCGTGGTCAACACCACGCAGGGCGCGCGCGACGTGGACCGCAACCTGGTGCGCGCGGCCAGCATGATGGGCGCCTCGTCGGGTCAGTTGATGCGCCGCGTGGTGCTGCCGGCGGCGATGCCGTCGATCTTCACCGGCTTGCGCATCGGCCTGGGCATTTCCTGGACGGCGGTGATCGTCTCGGAAATGGTGGCGGTCAAGTCGGGCCTGGGCTATGTGCTGTGGGACGCCTATTACGTGGGCCGCATGGACATCGTGCTGGCCAACATGGTGTCCATCGGCATGATGGGCTTTCTGAGCGACCGGCTCATCGTTGCCATCGAGCACCGCGTCCTGGCGTGGCGCATGCTGCAAAACCACTGA
- a CDS encoding ABC transporter substrate-binding protein yields the protein MASSPKYLVTRKGVKMDDWKDLAGKRVGIAPGSAVWFQWAATLAEKGIPYNSFTAVNIQGGGTAFFAKNLEYSQSKAVGAELGLLAATREALQTKREAVKCFLWAYQRAEKQLEQDPEAFAQAYSKYTNLPLSVTRESVKLIKLGGVLDLDQLRRQAKTFNELGVIPKDVSGQIDKVWDPTLAREVR from the coding sequence GTGGCGTCATCGCCCAAGTACCTGGTCACGCGCAAGGGCGTGAAGATGGACGACTGGAAAGACCTGGCGGGCAAGCGCGTGGGCATCGCGCCGGGCTCGGCGGTGTGGTTCCAGTGGGCCGCCACCCTGGCCGAGAAGGGCATTCCGTACAACAGCTTCACGGCCGTCAACATCCAGGGCGGCGGCACCGCGTTCTTCGCCAAGAACCTGGAATACAGCCAGTCCAAGGCGGTGGGCGCCGAGCTTGGCCTGCTGGCGGCCACGCGCGAGGCGCTGCAGACCAAGCGCGAGGCGGTCAAGTGCTTCCTGTGGGCCTACCAGCGCGCCGAGAAGCAGCTCGAACAGGATCCCGAGGCGTTCGCCCAGGCCTATTCCAAGTACACCAACCTGCCGCTGTCGGTGACGCGCGAGTCGGTCAAGCTGATCAAGCTGGGCGGCGTGCTCGATCTCGACCAGCTGCGGCGCCAGGCCAAGACCTTCAACGAGCTGGGCGTCATCCCCAAGGATGTCAGCGGCCAGATCGACAAGGTCTGGGACCCGACGCTGGCCCGGGAAGTCAGGTAG
- a CDS encoding enoyl-CoA hydratase yields MSTDTHPPGRLAIDDADGLLRVRIVNPARYNAMSLSMWEALGQAVRDAQGRDDLRAIVLEGEGERAFVSGADISEFASQRKDPAQIARYDRAVTQAQQALSESAVPTIALVRGICMGGGMGLALACDLRYCNESARFRMPAARLGLGYALDGVKRMCDMLGAARAADLFLTARTFGGAEAGRIGLAHEVFADADFTQAAAERVAAVAGNAPLTLRAARLALRHLLGGAHAPSADSVDQAVRTCFDSEDYQEGQAAFREKRPPVFKGR; encoded by the coding sequence ATGAGCACGGACACCCATCCTCCCGGCCGCCTGGCCATCGACGACGCCGACGGGCTGCTGCGCGTGCGCATCGTCAACCCGGCGCGCTACAACGCCATGTCGCTGTCCATGTGGGAAGCGCTGGGCCAGGCGGTGCGCGACGCGCAGGGCCGCGACGATCTGCGCGCCATCGTGCTCGAAGGCGAGGGCGAGCGCGCCTTCGTGTCCGGCGCCGATATTTCCGAGTTCGCCTCGCAGCGCAAGGATCCCGCGCAGATCGCGCGCTATGACCGCGCGGTGACGCAGGCGCAGCAGGCCCTGTCCGAGAGCGCCGTGCCCACCATCGCGCTGGTGCGCGGCATCTGCATGGGCGGCGGCATGGGCCTGGCGCTGGCCTGCGACCTGCGCTATTGCAACGAGAGCGCGCGCTTTCGCATGCCGGCCGCGCGGCTCGGCCTGGGCTACGCGCTCGACGGCGTCAAGCGCATGTGCGACATGCTGGGGGCGGCGCGCGCCGCCGACCTGTTTCTTACCGCCCGCACCTTCGGCGGCGCCGAGGCCGGCCGCATCGGCCTGGCGCATGAAGTGTTCGCCGACGCCGACTTCACGCAGGCGGCGGCCGAGCGCGTGGCGGCGGTGGCGGGCAACGCGCCGCTGACGCTGCGCGCGGCGCGGCTGGCCCTGCGCCACCTGCTGGGCGGCGCGCATGCGCCGTCGGCCGACAGCGTGGACCAGGCCGTGCGGACCTGCTTCGACAGCGAGGATTACCAGGAAGGCCAGGCGGCCTTCCGCGAAAAGCGCCCACCGGTTTTCAAGGGGAGGTAG
- a CDS encoding CaiB/BaiF CoA transferase family protein codes for MPQLSASPALQRFRVLDLSRVRAGPTCVRMLADFGADVIRIEPPPGVDPNEAMFAADRWSGDFQNLNRNKRSLTLNLKKPEGMAVLRRLVAGADVVVENWRPDVKARLGVDYESLRAINPRIILASISGFGQSGPYAGRPGFDQIAQGMGGLMSVTGLPGQGPVRAGLAVADSSTGLYAAIGILTALLEREQSGQGQWVHASLLHAQIAMMDFQAARYLNDGDVPAQEGNDHPTSSPMGLFAASDGMFNLGASGEGNWKRFCQVLGQTGWLADPRFQTEKLRVRNRRDLNALIGEVFAGGTVAHWVGLLNEAGVPAGPVYTVPQMFDDAQVRHLDVARRCQAWQGGERVMITQPVTLARTPADIARTAPGWGEHTDEVLREAGYGEDEIDKLRAAGAV; via the coding sequence ATGCCCCAGCTATCCGCATCGCCGGCACTGCAGCGCTTCCGCGTCCTGGACCTGTCGCGCGTGCGGGCCGGCCCGACCTGTGTGCGCATGCTGGCCGATTTCGGCGCGGACGTGATCCGGATCGAACCGCCGCCGGGCGTCGATCCCAACGAGGCGATGTTCGCCGCCGACCGCTGGAGCGGCGATTTCCAGAACCTGAACCGCAACAAGCGGTCGCTGACGCTCAACCTGAAAAAGCCCGAAGGGATGGCGGTGCTCAGGCGCCTGGTGGCCGGCGCCGACGTGGTGGTGGAGAACTGGCGCCCGGACGTGAAAGCGCGCCTGGGCGTGGATTATGAATCGCTGCGCGCCATCAACCCGCGCATCATCCTGGCCAGCATTTCCGGCTTCGGGCAAAGCGGCCCGTATGCCGGCCGGCCCGGCTTCGACCAGATCGCGCAGGGCATGGGCGGCCTGATGTCGGTGACCGGGCTGCCCGGCCAGGGGCCGGTGCGCGCCGGGCTGGCGGTGGCCGATTCCAGCACCGGCCTGTACGCCGCCATCGGCATCCTGACCGCGCTGCTCGAACGCGAGCAGTCCGGGCAGGGGCAATGGGTGCATGCCTCGCTGCTGCATGCGCAGATCGCCATGATGGATTTCCAGGCGGCGCGCTACCTGAACGACGGCGACGTGCCCGCGCAGGAAGGCAACGACCATCCCACCAGCAGCCCCATGGGGCTGTTCGCCGCCAGCGACGGCATGTTCAACCTGGGCGCCTCGGGCGAAGGCAACTGGAAGCGCTTCTGCCAGGTGCTGGGGCAGACCGGGTGGTTGGCCGATCCGCGCTTCCAGACCGAGAAGCTGCGGGTGCGCAACCGGCGCGATCTCAACGCCCTGATCGGCGAGGTGTTCGCCGGCGGCACCGTGGCGCATTGGGTCGGCCTGCTCAACGAGGCCGGCGTGCCGGCCGGGCCGGTCTACACGGTGCCGCAGATGTTCGACGACGCGCAGGTGCGCCACCTGGACGTGGCGCGCCGCTGCCAAGCCTGGCAGGGCGGCGAGCGCGTGATGATCACGCAGCCGGTGACGCTGGCGCGCACGCCGGCCGACATCGCCCGCACCGCGCCGGGCTGGGGCGAGCACACCGACGAAGTGCTGCGCGAAGCCGGCTACGGCGAAGACGAAATCGACAAGCTGCGCGCGGCAGGCGCGGTCTGA
- a CDS encoding amidase, producing the protein MGGSSSGSAVAVAAGLCYGSLGTDTAGSVSIPAATCGVVGLMPTRGLLPGDGVAPLAGELDTVGLLARCADDAQAVLHAALDAAQAAALDAAATPAMERWRIATCWIHPDPAVRLDPAVHAALEDYATECSARGRRREARLAALPQWIRLAQTLLYAGSAAAHAQALRGQAPALGALARNLALAGAAMPPAWAHAALAQRRAQVDAFVAEALADSDVLLTPALPGPVPDWSQVLTSSPGFEAWRLLDLFCWLSFVNYLGLPAIVFPIGRDAAGRPISVQAIARPGGEAMLLALARQAGHSRFGGRGFAQQPGLPLARSRERV; encoded by the coding sequence GTGGGCGGCTCGTCCAGCGGCTCGGCCGTGGCGGTGGCCGCGGGCCTTTGCTATGGCTCGCTGGGCACGGACACGGCGGGGTCGGTGAGCATTCCGGCCGCCACCTGCGGCGTGGTGGGCCTGATGCCGACGCGCGGCCTGCTTCCGGGCGACGGCGTGGCGCCGCTGGCCGGCGAACTGGATACGGTGGGCCTGCTGGCGCGTTGCGCCGACGACGCGCAAGCGGTGCTGCACGCCGCGCTCGACGCCGCGCAGGCGGCCGCGCTGGACGCGGCGGCCACGCCGGCCATGGAGCGGTGGCGCATCGCCACGTGCTGGATCCATCCCGACCCCGCGGTGCGCCTGGACCCGGCCGTGCATGCCGCGCTGGAGGACTACGCCACCGAGTGCAGCGCGCGCGGCCGGCGCCGCGAGGCGCGCCTGGCGGCCTTGCCGCAATGGATACGCCTGGCGCAGACGCTGCTGTATGCGGGCAGCGCCGCCGCGCATGCGCAGGCCCTGCGCGGGCAGGCGCCGGCGCTGGGCGCGCTGGCGCGCAACCTGGCGCTGGCCGGCGCGGCCATGCCGCCGGCCTGGGCGCATGCCGCCCTGGCGCAACGCCGCGCGCAGGTCGACGCCTTCGTGGCCGAGGCGCTGGCCGACAGCGACGTGCTGCTGACGCCCGCCTTGCCCGGCCCGGTGCCCGACTGGTCGCAGGTGCTCACCAGCTCGCCCGGTTTCGAGGCGTGGCGCCTGCTGGACCTGTTCTGCTGGCTGTCGTTCGTCAATTACCTGGGCCTGCCGGCGATCGTGTTCCCGATCGGCCGCGACGCGGCCGGGCGGCCGATCAGCGTGCAGGCCATCGCGCGCCCCGGCGGCGAGGCCATGCTGCTGGCGCTGGCGCGCCAGGCCGGGCATAGCCGTTTCGGCGGCCGGGGCTTCGCGCAGCAGCCCGGCCTTCCCCTTGCCCGTTCCCGAGAGCGAGTCTGA
- a CDS encoding GntR family transcriptional regulator, with the protein MKVSDRIRLALEADIRNGVLLPGDAIDEQALAARHQVSRTPVREALLQLKVQGIVDSQPRGGAVVARMDVQELLAIWELMAEMEGVCTRMACQRMTAEERSELARVHREAAPVVQADDAQAWRKANHRFHEVLYRGCRNPYLREQLLALRARTGAYLRHAFIAVGRVRASYEQHGELVQAILDHDPERAHRMMMRHISLAQGAKGLADFLINLPRSMVKP; encoded by the coding sequence ATGAAGGTCAGCGACCGCATCCGGCTGGCGCTCGAAGCCGATATCCGCAACGGCGTCCTGCTGCCGGGCGATGCCATCGACGAACAGGCACTGGCCGCCCGCCACCAGGTTTCGCGCACCCCGGTGCGCGAAGCGCTGCTGCAGCTCAAGGTCCAGGGCATCGTCGACAGCCAGCCGCGCGGCGGCGCGGTGGTGGCGCGCATGGACGTGCAGGAACTGTTGGCGATCTGGGAGCTGATGGCGGAGATGGAAGGCGTGTGCACCCGCATGGCGTGCCAGCGCATGACGGCCGAGGAGCGGTCCGAGCTGGCCCGCGTGCATCGCGAGGCCGCGCCAGTGGTGCAGGCCGACGACGCGCAGGCCTGGCGCAAGGCCAACCACCGCTTCCATGAAGTGCTGTACCGCGGCTGCCGCAACCCTTACCTGCGCGAGCAACTGCTGGCGCTGCGCGCGCGCACCGGCGCCTATCTGCGCCACGCCTTCATCGCCGTCGGCCGGGTGCGCGCCTCGTACGAGCAGCACGGCGAGCTGGTCCAGGCCATCCTCGACCACGATCCCGAGCGCGCGCACCGGATGATGATGCGCCACATCAGCCTGGCGCAAGGCGCCAAGGGCCTGGCCGACTTCCTCATCAACCTGCCCCGCTCGATGGTCAAGCCCTAG
- a CDS encoding IS481-like element IS481 family transposase has translation MNTHKHARLTFLRRLEMVQQLIAHQVCVPEAARAYGVTAPTVRKWLGRFLAQGQAGLADASSRPTVSPRAIAPAKALAIVELRRKRLTQARIAQALGVSASTVSRVLARAGLSHLADLEPAEPVVRYEHQAPGDLLHIDIKKLGRIQRPGHRVTGNRRDTVEGAGWDFVFVAIDDHARVAFTDIHPDERFPSAVQFLKDAVAYYQRLGVTIQRLLTDNGSAFRSRAFAALCHELGIKHRFTRPYRPQTNGKAERFIQSALREWAYAHTYQNSQHRADAMKSWLHHYNWHRPHQGIGRAVPISRLNLDEYNLLTVHS, from the coding sequence ATGAACACCCATAAGCATGCCCGATTGACCTTCCTACGTCGACTCGAAATGGTCCAGCAATTGATCGCCCATCAAGTTTGTGTGCCTGAAGCGGCCCGCGCCTATGGGGTCACCGCGCCGACTGTGCGCAAATGGCTGGGCCGCTTCCTGGCTCAGGGCCAGGCGGGCTTGGCCGATGCGTCCTCGCGCCCGACGGTCTCGCCCCGAGCGATTGCGCCGGCCAAGGCGCTGGCTATCGTGGAGCTGCGCCGCAAGCGGCTGACCCAAGCGCGCATCGCCCAGGCGCTGGGCGTGTCAGCCAGCACCGTCAGCCGCGTCCTGGCCCGCGCCGGTCTGTCGCACCTGGCCGACCTGGAGCCGGCCGAGCCGGTGGTGCGCTACGAGCATCAGGCCCCCGGCGATCTGCTGCACATCGACATCAAGAAGCTGGGACGTATCCAGCGCCCTGGCCACCGGGTCACGGGCAACCGACGCGATACCGTTGAGGGGGCCGGCTGGGACTTCGTCTTCGTGGCCATCGATGACCACGCCCGCGTGGCCTTCACCGACATCCACCCCGACGAGCGCTTCCCCAGCGCCGTCCAGTTCCTCAAGGACGCAGTGGCCTACTACCAGCGCCTGGGCGTGACCATCCAGCGCTTGCTCACCGACAATGGCTCGGCCTTTCGCAGCCGCGCCTTCGCCGCGCTGTGCCATGAGCTGGGCATCAAGCACCGCTTTACCCGACCTTACCGCCCACAGACCAATGGCAAGGCCGAACGCTTCATCCAGTCGGCCTTGCGTGAGTGGGCTTACGCTCACACCTACCAGAACTCCCAACACCGAGCCGATGCCATGAAATCCTGGCTACACCACTACAACTGGCATCGACCCCACCAAGGCATCGGGCGCGCTGTACCCATCTCCAGACTCAACCTGGACGAATACAACCTATTGACAGTTCACAGTTAG
- the pagP gene encoding lipid IV(A) palmitoyltransferase PagP, with translation MTQYFRSLAFFLLPVPATAMACDGWPSWARGACQRVDQIWNEGGNDLYLTGYSWHNRAMYSSDKIRSFNELAWGGGLGKSIYDEDGDWQGLYAMAFLDSHSDIEPIAGYGFQKIGRIGADTRLGIGYTVFLTSRSDIMSRVPFPGILPLVSAGYRDATLYATYIPGGKGNGNVLFMFGRWEF, from the coding sequence ATGACCCAGTATTTCCGGTCCCTGGCTTTCTTTCTTTTGCCGGTGCCGGCAACGGCCATGGCCTGTGACGGCTGGCCTTCCTGGGCGCGTGGCGCCTGCCAGCGCGTGGACCAGATATGGAATGAGGGCGGCAACGACCTCTACCTGACCGGCTACTCGTGGCACAACCGGGCCATGTACAGCAGCGACAAGATCCGCAGCTTCAACGAGCTGGCCTGGGGCGGCGGACTGGGCAAGAGCATCTACGACGAGGACGGCGACTGGCAAGGGCTGTACGCCATGGCGTTTCTCGATTCGCACAGCGACATCGAACCGATAGCCGGCTATGGTTTCCAGAAAATCGGCCGCATCGGCGCCGATACCCGCCTGGGCATCGGCTACACCGTCTTCCTGACTTCGCGCTCCGACATCATGAGCCGGGTGCCGTTTCCCGGCATCCTGCCGCTGGTCTCTGCCGGCTACAGGGATGCCACCCTCTACGCCACGTATATCCCGGGCGGCAAGGGCAACGGCAACGTGCTGTTCATGTTTGGCCGCTGGGAGTTCTAA
- a CDS encoding gamma-glutamylcyclotransferase, producing the protein MSLRESAAAADAGAGPLAGSARDLLAQWNGGEDVWVFAYGSLIWRPDFAWQERRLATVRGYHRSLCLWSHDHRGSPDNPGLVFGLDRGGCCRGVAFRVAGRDVPEVFQALWHREMSGGAYKPRWLRCHTGQAPVRGLAFVPDRRCRHYAGALSDELLIRAVRQAVGRSGACLDYVRETHRALNEHGIVDWRLGALVDRLAQP; encoded by the coding sequence ATGTCATTGCGGGAGTCCGCCGCCGCGGCGGACGCAGGGGCCGGCCCGCTGGCCGGTTCGGCGCGCGACCTGCTGGCGCAGTGGAACGGCGGCGAGGACGTCTGGGTATTTGCGTATGGATCGCTGATCTGGCGACCCGACTTCGCCTGGCAGGAGCGCCGGCTGGCGACGGTGCGCGGGTACCATCGCTCGCTGTGCCTGTGGTCGCACGATCATCGCGGCTCGCCCGACAATCCGGGCCTGGTGTTCGGCCTGGACCGTGGCGGATGCTGCCGGGGCGTGGCGTTCCGGGTGGCCGGGCGCGACGTGCCCGAGGTCTTCCAGGCGCTATGGCATCGCGAAATGAGCGGCGGGGCATACAAGCCGCGCTGGCTACGCTGCCATACCGGGCAGGCGCCGGTGCGCGGGCTGGCCTTCGTGCCGGACCGGCGTTGCCGGCACTACGCGGGCGCGCTCAGCGACGAGCTCCTGATACGCGCCGTACGCCAGGCGGTGGGGCGTTCGGGCGCATGCCTGGATTACGTGCGGGAAACCCATCGGGCGCTCAACGAGCATGGCATTGTCGATTGGCGCCTGGGGGCGCTGGTCGACAGGCTGGCGCAGCCTTAG
- a CDS encoding D-amino acid dehydrogenase produces MMRVLVLGAGVAGMTAAYYLWRDGHAVTVVERQAGPARETSFGNAGGLCPSFAGPWAAPGMVAKVLRMALQRNAPIRFSLAPRPRKLAWLARWLGECSAERFRVNKLRMQRVAHYSQACLREIAAAGLPISFDFHQDGTLQLFRGEADLKAVPNITRALDEFEVPWQFLSGAEAAAREPALAGAGAPVAGGLFLPLDGSGDCYKFVCGIGAWLAGQGVAFRYGCTVASLAQAGGAIAGVHTDQGLLQADAYVIALGGSTPFLLRPLGLKLPIYPVKGYSITAPIADEARAPRAAIMDEYNKVMISRLGPRLRAAGMAELKGYGLAIDPGRVAFLKRVVREWFPQGADYDAAQAWAGLRPMTPDGPAILGPTRYANLYLNCGHGSNGWTQACGTGRIVADIVAGRTPQIDLDGLTADRYT; encoded by the coding sequence TTGATGCGTGTATTGGTCCTGGGGGCGGGCGTGGCCGGCATGACCGCAGCCTACTACCTGTGGCGCGATGGCCATGCCGTGACCGTGGTCGAGCGCCAGGCCGGCCCGGCGCGCGAAACCAGTTTCGGCAACGCCGGCGGGCTGTGCCCCAGCTTCGCCGGGCCGTGGGCCGCGCCCGGCATGGTGGCCAAGGTGCTGCGCATGGCGTTGCAGCGCAATGCGCCGATCCGTTTCTCGCTGGCGCCGCGGCCGCGCAAGCTGGCATGGCTGGCACGCTGGCTGGGCGAGTGCTCCGCCGAGCGCTTTCGTGTCAACAAGCTGCGCATGCAGCGCGTGGCGCACTACAGCCAGGCCTGCCTGCGCGAGATCGCCGCAGCCGGGCTGCCGATTTCGTTCGACTTCCACCAGGATGGCACGCTACAGCTGTTTCGCGGCGAGGCCGACCTGAAGGCCGTGCCCAATATCACGCGTGCGCTCGACGAGTTCGAGGTGCCATGGCAGTTCTTGAGCGGCGCCGAGGCCGCCGCACGCGAGCCGGCGCTGGCCGGCGCCGGCGCGCCGGTGGCGGGCGGCCTGTTCCTGCCGCTCGATGGCTCCGGGGATTGCTACAAATTCGTTTGCGGCATAGGCGCCTGGCTGGCCGGCCAGGGCGTGGCGTTCCGTTACGGCTGTACCGTGGCGAGCCTGGCGCAAGCCGGCGGGGCGATCGCGGGCGTGCACACCGACCAGGGATTGCTGCAGGCCGACGCCTATGTGATCGCCCTGGGCGGCAGCACACCTTTCCTGCTGCGGCCGCTGGGCTTGAAGCTGCCCATTTACCCGGTCAAGGGTTACTCGATCACCGCGCCGATCGCCGACGAGGCGCGCGCGCCGCGGGCGGCCATCATGGACGAATACAACAAGGTGATGATTTCCCGGCTGGGCCCGCGTCTGCGCGCGGCCGGCATGGCCGAACTGAAAGGGTACGGCCTGGCGATCGACCCAGGCCGCGTGGCGTTTCTCAAGCGCGTGGTGCGCGAGTGGTTTCCGCAAGGCGCCGATTACGACGCGGCGCAGGCATGGGCCGGCCTGCGGCCCATGACGCCGGACGGCCCGGCCATACTGGGGCCGACCCGCTACGCCAATCTCTACCTGAACTGCGGCCATGGCTCGAATGGCTGGACACAAGCCTGCGGTACCGGCAGGATCGTCGCAGACATCGTTGCCGGCCGCACGCCGCAGATTGACCTGGATGGCTTGACCGCCGACCGCTACACCTGA
- a CDS encoding cysteine dioxygenase family protein, with the protein MRTPPLVSVPISPSLQNLCASVQSAQLNAAQALLRELAASVAGANGALADLPPELRAGHPDHYSRHVAYADPHGSFTIAYLIWRPGQFSPVHGHKTWCTYRVLQGELTESHYRWDPELGLALRTGAVARRPGDIVTATPGLAQIHRLGNAGDEVAISLHIYGVAQSDIATGVNHVVQEAAPRPH; encoded by the coding sequence ATGCGCACGCCACCGCTTGTATCCGTCCCTATTTCACCCAGCCTGCAGAATTTGTGCGCCTCGGTGCAGTCCGCGCAACTGAACGCGGCGCAGGCCTTGCTGCGTGAACTGGCCGCCAGCGTGGCCGGCGCGAACGGCGCGCTGGCCGACCTGCCGCCCGAGCTGCGCGCCGGGCATCCCGATCACTACAGCCGGCACGTCGCCTACGCCGACCCGCACGGCAGCTTCACCATTGCCTACCTGATCTGGCGTCCGGGACAGTTCAGCCCGGTGCACGGCCACAAGACCTGGTGCACCTACCGGGTCCTGCAGGGCGAGCTCACCGAATCCCATTACCGCTGGGACCCCGAACTCGGGCTGGCCCTGCGCACCGGCGCCGTGGCGCGCCGCCCGGGCGACATCGTCACCGCCACCCCCGGCCTGGCGCAGATCCACCGGCTGGGCAACGCCGGCGACGAGGTTGCCATTTCCCTGCACATCTATGGCGTGGCCCAGAGCGATATCGCCACCGGCGTCAACCACGTCGTGCAGGAAGCCGCGCCACGCCCGCACTAG
- a CDS encoding tripartite tricarboxylate transporter substrate binding protein, protein MKPRILKGFAASLCALALLGAGVAYAPAHADERPLVLVVPYPPGGSTDILARIMQPRLSKELGGRAVVVENKVGAASQIATAYVARAEPDGNTLLVSFDNHAINPAVKPKLPYDTFKDFVAISQTVRFPLVVGANPSVPGKTLAEFLDAARKRPANTFNYASTGVGSLNHLVPEELKRRAKVELLHVPYGGAGPAVQAVVGGQANMTWLSYAALRGQIQAGKIKPLAVAGDKRLSDLPEVPTVIESGFPGFVAYSWSGMFAPAGTPADTVRKLTAAFQTVLADPEVSRKLNEAGFEIVASDGPALEQYVRSEYERWDSFIKANNISLEN, encoded by the coding sequence ATGAAACCTCGAATACTGAAGGGTTTTGCGGCCAGCCTGTGCGCGTTGGCCCTGTTGGGCGCGGGTGTAGCCTACGCGCCCGCGCACGCCGACGAACGGCCGCTCGTGCTGGTCGTCCCGTATCCGCCGGGCGGCAGCACCGATATCCTGGCGCGCATCATGCAGCCGCGCCTGTCCAAGGAGTTGGGCGGGCGCGCGGTCGTGGTCGAGAACAAGGTCGGCGCGGCAAGCCAGATCGCCACCGCGTACGTGGCGCGTGCCGAGCCGGACGGCAACACCCTGCTGGTCAGCTTCGACAATCATGCGATCAACCCGGCGGTCAAGCCCAAGCTGCCCTACGACACCTTCAAGGACTTCGTGGCGATCAGCCAGACCGTGCGGTTCCCGCTGGTGGTGGGGGCCAATCCGTCGGTGCCGGGCAAGACGCTGGCCGAGTTCCTGGACGCCGCCCGCAAGCGGCCGGCCAACACCTTCAATTACGCCTCCACGGGCGTGGGCTCGCTGAATCACCTGGTGCCCGAAGAGCTGAAGCGGCGCGCCAAGGTCGAACTGCTGCACGTACCCTACGGCGGAGCGGGGCCGGCGGTGCAGGCGGTCGTGGGAGGGCAGGCGAACATGACCTGGCTGAGTTACGCGGCGTTGCGCGGCCAGATCCAGGCCGGCAAGATAAAGCCGCTGGCGGTGGCCGGCGACAAGCGCCTGAGCGACTTGCCCGAGGTGCCCACGGTGATCGAATCGGGCTTTCCCGGTTTTGTCGCCTACTCCTGGAGCGGCATGTTCGCGCCGGCCGGCACGCCCGCCGATACGGTGCGCAAGCTGACCGCGGCGTTCCAGACGGTGCTGGCCGACCCCGAGGTGAGCCGCAAGCTGAACGAGGCGGGCTTCGAAATCGTCGCCTCGGACGGTCCGGCGCTGGAACAGTACGTGCGCAGCGAGTACGAGCGTTGGGATTCGTTCATCAAGGCCAACAACATCAGCCTCGAGAACTGA